Proteins from a genomic interval of Nasonia vitripennis strain AsymCx chromosome 3, Nvit_psr_1.1, whole genome shotgun sequence:
- the LOC100121053 gene encoding retinoblastoma-like protein 1 isoform X1 yields MGQSDDIEDATFMKHQDLCQKLNMDASAASEAWKSYENIRQHYTLEGDQLHWIGCALYAACRKATTPTVGKTGANIQGNCVSFTRLLRLCNLPLIEFFTKSKAWADMCNMPQDFGARIDTLQRNFSVSSVIFQKYQPIFKDIFKNPADDLGKPLRSRRHKAVPCTPSRLFEFCWSLFICIKSKISAISDDLVNSYHLLLVCCDLMYSNALLANGKELLNPDFPGLPENFSDENYTPPETANCIVSLLCERYNAIAVEANTIKEYSLKPYLRKLFNERVLRGDPSNYSGILEALNFDGNNKAINKAYEQHVLSVGDLDERIFLAEWRRARLEGVSHFQVCDGEIARSMLSKGPDSNSNIGSSPSKMINMTDLHEQFQSKKEQLGTMQHWAPPTPLTGRKYLKAKDVTNTAPNANPTQSVIRLQSLLVGCQALPSEKLLEMFKNRSPDIQTFVDSKIQDFGKMFCEAYSPKVTEQAENNCIDYGKKRLQSAQTLFYKVLELVLNDEMSKKPNFDVTILLKNHDFLQCLFACCCEIVLYSYHYKERTFPWILKALNIEAYLFYKVIEVIVKVAVDQLTRDMVKHLNRIEEMILESLAWKSGSPLWRALKDCDEGVPSYEDVALPGTFDLVDPNAPGQPVLRRIHIDRGAAHHDVVQSPISSASERFQSPIPSGLAKKRLFSDTKPGGAQSVLKAGGQSLLSRLTDQSNPTRNGVGPVSSTPIATVNRDQSKPRRTGSLALFFRKFYNLTITRMQNLCQSLEITDIDLKRKIWTIFEYSVKERTHLMKDRHLDQILMSAVYVICKVGKIGKNTFTEIMRCYRFQPQAESHIYRSVLISTNIDDNSEAALENGSNRNSQTNNTCPPTPSDMASTSRIYGSEERGDLIKFYNTVYVPEVKDFAKKLGLTEGSVTNLTLSPLPRGRTITHISSPVRRVTDSVMTRVLDPKEIAASPAPQLHYCFNRSPARDLESINRMMTSIDARRCVGKRLLSDDTEIPSSLSDNEPAGKKMMINATTCVARKLENIIDDRRTQNQ; encoded by the exons ATGGGGCAGTCCGACGACATCGAGGACGCGACGTTCATGAAGCACCAGGATCTCTGCCAAAAGCTCAACATGGACGCGAGCGCGGCCAGCGAGGCCTGGAAATCTTACGAGAACATCAGGCAGCACTACACGCTCGAG GGCGACCAGCTGCATTGGATTGGGTGTGCTCTGTACGCTGCATGTCGCAAAGCTACCACCCCCACTGTAGGCAAAACCGGAGCAAACATACAGGGCAACTGCGTCTCCTTTACGAGGCTTCTCAGACTCTGCAACTTGCCTCTCATAGAGTTTTTCACCAAGAGTAAAGCATGGGCGGATATGTGCAACATGCCCCAGGATTTTGGCGCCAGGATTGACACGCTGCAAAGAAACTTTTCTGTTTCATCGGTCATATTTCAGAAGTATCAGCCCATTTTCAAAGACATTTTTAAGAATCCTGCTGACGACTTGGGCAAACCACTAAGATCACGAAGACACAAAGCTGTACCCTGTACACCTTCTAGATTGTTCGAGTTCTGCTGGTCACTTTTCATCTGCATCAAGAGCAAGATATCGGCTATTTCAGATGACCTCGTGAATTCTTATCACTTGTTGTTAGTATGCTGCGACTTAATGTACAGCAATGCTCTGTTAGCCAATGGGAAAGAGCTATTGAATCCTGATTTTCCTG GACTGCCAGAAAATTTTAGCGATGAAAACTATACTCCACCGGAGACTGCAAACTGTATTGTGAGTTTGCTCTGTGAGCGTTACAATGCCATAGCTGTTGAGGCTAACACTATCAAGGAGTATTCCTTGAAGCCTTACTTGAGAAAACTTTTCAATGAGAGAGTTCTAAGAGGTGATCCTTCCAACTATTCAGGAATTCTGGAGGCTTTAAACTTTGATGGAAATAACAAAGCCATAAATAAAGCTTATGAACAGCATGTACTTAGCGTTGGAGATCTGGATGAAAGAATATTTTTAG CTGAATGGAGAAGAGCAAGACTAGAGGGTGTATCACATTTTCAAGTTTGTGATGGAGAAATAGCTAGATCTATGCTATCAAAAG gaccTGATTCGAACTCCAATATAGGCTCATCTCCCtcaaaaatgataaatatgaCTGATTTACATGAGCAGTTCCAATCCAAAAAGGAGCAACTAGGAAcg ATGCAGCATTGGGCTCCTCCAACACCTTTGACTGGACGGAAGTATCTCAAAGCGAAAGACGTCACGAATACAGCTCCAAATGCGAACCCTACGCAAAGTGTCATTCGCCTACAAAGTCTTTTAGTAGGATGTCAGGCTCTGCCATCAGAAAAACTTTTGGAGATGTTCAAAAATCGTTCTCCAGACATACAGACTTTTGTGGATTCAAAAATTCAGGATTTTGGAAAGATGTTCTGCGAGGCATACTCGCCTAAAGTGACTGAACAAGCTGAGAATAACTGTATAGATTACGGGAAGAAGCGTTTGCAGTCTGCACAAACGCTTTTCTATAAAGTTTTAGAATTAGTTTTAAATGATGAAATGTCAAAAAAACCAAACTTTGATGTGAcg ATTCTGCTAAAGAATCACGATTTTCTTCAATGTTTATTCGCATGCTGTTGCGAAATCGTGCTTTATTCGTACCATTACAAGGAAAGAACTTTCCCATGGATTCTCAAAGCTTTAAATATAGAAGCTTACTTATTTTACAAAGTGATCGAGGTCATTGTCAAAGTAGCCGTTGACCAGTTAACTCGTGACATGGTCAAGCACTTAAATCGTATCGAAGAAATGATTCTCGAGTCTTTAGCCTGGAAATCTGGCAGTCCTCTGTGGAGAGCTCTTAAAGATTGCGATGAAGGTGTTCCCTCCTACGAAGATGTCGCTCTTCCCGGTACATTTGATTTAGTTGACCCAAATGCACCAGGTCAACCTGTTCTCAGAAGAATCCACATTGACAGAGGAGCAGCACATCATGATGTTGTCCAAAGTCCCATATCCTCTGCTTCCGAGAGGTTCCAGTCTCCGATACCTTCAGGACTCGCCAAAAAGCGCCTCTTCTCAGATACCAAACCGGGCGGCGCCCAGAGTGTTCTGAAAGCCGGCGGACAGAGTTTACTATCACGACTCACAGATCAATCTAACCCCACGAGAAATGGTGTCGGACCTGTGTCGAGCACCCCGATTGCCACCGTAAACCGTGACCAGAGCAAGCCGCGTCGCACTGGTTCGCTGGCTCTGTTCTTCAGAAAATTCTATAATCTTACTATCACACGAATGCAAAATTTGTGCCAGTCGCTCGAAATCACAGATATTGATCTCAAGCGTAAAATTTGGACGATATTCGAGTATTCAGTAAAAGAGCGAACACATCTCATGAAAGACAGACACCTCGACCAGATTCTCATGTCGGCGGTCTATGTAATCTGTAAGGTCGGCAAGATTGGCAAGAATACTTTCACGGAAATTATGCGTTGCTACAGGTTCCAACCGCAAGCCGAGTCACACATCTACCGTTCGGTCCTTATATCTACAAACATCGACGACAACTCTGAGGCAGCTTTGGAGAACGGCAGCAACAG AAACAGCCAGACAAACAACACGTGTCCGCCCACGCCGTCAGACATGGCCAGCACCTCGCGTATCTACGGCTCTGAGGAACGCGGCGACCTTATCAAGTTCTACAATACGGTCTATGTACCAGAGGTAAAGGACTTTGCAAAGAAGCTTGGCCTCACCGAGGGTAGCGTCACGAACCTCACACTGAGTCCACTCCCTCGGGGCAGGACGATAACTCACATCAGCTCGCCAGTCAGGCGTGTTACCGATAGTGTCATGACGCGTGTACTGGATCCCAAGGAAATTGCCGCGTCACCAGCACCTCAATTACATTATTGCTTCAATCGGAGTCCGGCTAGa GACTTGGAATCGATCAACAGAATGATGACGTCAATCGACGCGCGAAGATGCGTAGGAAAGCGATTACTTTCCGATGACACGGAGATCCCATCCTCGCTATCAGACAATGAGCCAGCGGGTAAGAAAATGATGATAAACGCGACAACGTGCGTCGCTCGAAAACTGGAGAACATTATTGACGATCGTCGCACGCAGAATCAGTAG
- the Uqcrh gene encoding cytochrome b-c1 complex subunit 6, mitochondrial, whose amino-acid sequence MSMLWSFFESLAPTVRAEEEEEAELVDPQKILREKCSATQKCSKLQEKLNTCNDRVNSRTQTAETCVEEVIDYMSCIDHCAAKTLFHHLK is encoded by the exons ATGTCTATGCTCTGGTCGTTCTTCGAGAGCCTCGCGCCGACGGTGAGGGccgaggaagaggaggaggctGAGCTGGTCGACCCGCAGAAAATCTTACGG GAGAAGTGCTCCGCGACGCAGAAGTGTTCGAAGCTTCAGGAGAAGCTCAACACCTGCAATGATCGCGTGAACTCAAGAACCCAGACGGCCGAGACTTGCGTCGAGGAGGTCATCGACTACATGAGCTGCATAGACCACTGCGCTGCCAAGACCCTGTTCCATCATCTTAAATAA
- the LOC100121075 gene encoding uncharacterized protein LOC100121075 — protein MAAVNLKSLSSKEIIEFFNSFDTVLTDCDGVLWMEMTPLYHSAEVMNTFQELGKRVFYVTNNSTKTREEFAEKCKLLNFKASEENILCTSHLAANYLKNISFNRKVYVIGKSGITKELEKVGIAHCGTGPDPMGNDLTTLSIEKDPDVGAVIVGYDEHFSYPKMVKAASYLADHDVHFIGTNTDERFPTSKSIVMPGTGSFVRCIETCSERKATIMGKPEPYVADMIKQKYNVDPKRTLMIGDRANTDILLGTRCGFKTLLVLSGVTHLEEVEKWKQSTRQEDRDLVTDYYIDTLGDLYPHLQKLKKEQKAQCEIARCAKRMAVCKYLKDLSKGEFRKFLESFDAVLSDCDGVLWREHDVIEGSPETVVKFRELGKKFFYITNNNSKTRVEILDKIRSHTYDAKLEEILCSSYLAAIYLKQLKFKKKVYLVGSEGISQELDAQGIEHVGLGPDVTEGDELDILFKFKPDSEVGAVVVGFDRHFSYQKIVKAATYAYDKNIHFICTNPDVERPSPNTIRYPGAGCFLSAIEKIAKRSAIIVGKPEPFVSEVIKKKYGVDPARTLMIGDNLNTDILLGQRCGFTTLLVMSGITTPEELASIKKNPKGSPILPNFYADQLSDILNCLPSRP, from the exons ATGGCAGCTGTAAATCTCAAGTCGCTCAGCTCAAAGGAAATAATTGAGTTCTTCAATTCATTCGATACAGTATTAACAGATTGTGATG GAGTTTTGTGGATGGAAATGACACCATTGTATCATTCTGCAGAGGTAATGAATACCTTTCAGGAACTTGGAAAAAGGGTATTCTATGTAACGAACAATAGTACAAAGACAAGGGAAGAGTTTGCAGAAAAATGCAAACTGCTAAATTTTAAAGCAAGCGAGGAAAACATTTTATGCACATCTCACCTTGCCGCTAACTACTTGAAAAACATATCTTTTAATAGGAAAGTCTATGTTATTGGGAAATCTG GTATCACTAAGGAGCTGGAGAAGGTTGGCATTGCTCACTGCGGGACAGGTCCAGATCCCATGGGCAATGACCTGACTACCCTCTCAATTGAGAAAGATCCAGATGTTGGTGCAGTGATCGTAGGCTACGATGAGCATTTCAGCTACCCTAAAATGGTGAAAGCAGCCTCTTACTTGGCAGACCATGATGTTCACTTCATTGGAACCAACACAGACGAGCGTTTCCCAACATCGAAAAGCATAGTAATGCCAG GTACCGGCAGCTTTGTGCGCTGCATCGAGACCTGCTCTGAGCGCAAAGCGACGATCATGGGGAAGCCAGAGCCGTATGTGGCGGACATGATCAAACAGAAGTACAACGTCGATCCTAAGCGCACTTTGATGATTGGCGATCGGGCAAACACTGACATTCTTCTGGGTACTCGTTGTGGCTTCAAAACTCTTTTAGTCCTATCGGGAGTCACCCACCTAGAGGAGGTTGAAAAGTGGAAACAGTCAACTAGACAAGAGGATCGAGACCTCGTGACCGATTACTACATCGATACGCTGGGAGATCTGTATCCGCACTTGCAGAAGTTGAAGAAAGAGCAGAAG GCTCAGTGCGAAATTGCTCGTTGCGCAAAAAGGATGGCGGTCTGCAAGTACCTCAAGGATCTCAGCAAGGGAGAGTTTAGGAAGTTTTTGGAGTCGTTCGATGCCGTGCTTTCCGATTGCGATG GTGTCCTGTGGCGCGAACACGACGTGATCGAGGGTTCGCCGGAGACGGTCGTTAAATTCAGAGAGTTGGGTAAAAAGTTTTTCTACATCACAAACAACAATAGCAAGACGAGGGTTGAGATACTGGACAAAATTAGGAGTCACACCTACGACGCGAAACTG GAAGAAATTTTGTGTTCATCGTATCTGGCAGCGATTTATCTCAAGCAGCtgaaatttaagaaaaaagtttACCTGGTCGGAAGTGAAGGAATCTCACAGGAACTCGATGCTCAAGGTATCGAGCACGTCGGTCTTGGT CCGGATGTAACAGAGGGCGACGAATTGGATATACTATTTAAATTCAAACCCGACTCTGAGGTTGGCGCCGTCGTCGTTGGCTTTGACAGACACTTCAGCTATCAGAAGATAGTCAAGGCTGCGACCTATGCATATGATAAGAATATACACTTTATTTGCACGAATCCGGATGTCGAGAGGCCGTCTCCTAATACGATTCGCTACCCAG GCGCCGGTTGCTTTTTGAGTGCCATTGAAAAAATTGCCAAAAGAAGTGCCATAATTGTGGGAAAACCCGAGCCCTTCGTCAGCGAAGTCATCAAGAAGAAATACGGCGTCGATCCTGCCCGAACGCTCATGATAGGCGACAA TCTCAACACGGACATCCTGTTGGGCCAACGATGCGGCTTCACGACCCTCCTGGTGATGTCCGGCATCACGACGCCAGAGGAGCTTGCAAGCATAAAAAAGAATCCTAAGGGATCGCCAATCCTTCCTAACTTCTACGCCGACCAACTGTCCGACATTCTCAACTGCCTGCCGTCACGTCCCTAG
- the LOC100121053 gene encoding retinoblastoma-like protein 1 isoform X2, whose translation MGQSDDIEDATFMKHQDLCQKLNMDASAASEAWKSYENIRQHYTLEGDQLHWIGCALYAACRKATTPTVGKTGANIQGNCVSFTRLLRLCNLPLIEFFTKSKAWADMCNMPQDFGARIDTLQRNFSVSSVIFQKYQPIFKDIFKNPADDLGKPLRSRRHKAVPCTPSRLFEFCWSLFICIKSKISAISDDLVNSYHLLLVCCDLMYSNALLANGKELLNPDFPGLPENFSDENYTPPETANCIVSLLCERYNAIAVEANTIKEYSLKPYLRKLFNERVLRGDPSNYSGILEALNFDGNNKAINKAYEQHVLSVGDLDERIFLGPDSNSNIGSSPSKMINMTDLHEQFQSKKEQLGTMQHWAPPTPLTGRKYLKAKDVTNTAPNANPTQSVIRLQSLLVGCQALPSEKLLEMFKNRSPDIQTFVDSKIQDFGKMFCEAYSPKVTEQAENNCIDYGKKRLQSAQTLFYKVLELVLNDEMSKKPNFDVTILLKNHDFLQCLFACCCEIVLYSYHYKERTFPWILKALNIEAYLFYKVIEVIVKVAVDQLTRDMVKHLNRIEEMILESLAWKSGSPLWRALKDCDEGVPSYEDVALPGTFDLVDPNAPGQPVLRRIHIDRGAAHHDVVQSPISSASERFQSPIPSGLAKKRLFSDTKPGGAQSVLKAGGQSLLSRLTDQSNPTRNGVGPVSSTPIATVNRDQSKPRRTGSLALFFRKFYNLTITRMQNLCQSLEITDIDLKRKIWTIFEYSVKERTHLMKDRHLDQILMSAVYVICKVGKIGKNTFTEIMRCYRFQPQAESHIYRSVLISTNIDDNSEAALENGSNRNSQTNNTCPPTPSDMASTSRIYGSEERGDLIKFYNTVYVPEVKDFAKKLGLTEGSVTNLTLSPLPRGRTITHISSPVRRVTDSVMTRVLDPKEIAASPAPQLHYCFNRSPARDLESINRMMTSIDARRCVGKRLLSDDTEIPSSLSDNEPAGKKMMINATTCVARKLENIIDDRRTQNQ comes from the exons ATGGGGCAGTCCGACGACATCGAGGACGCGACGTTCATGAAGCACCAGGATCTCTGCCAAAAGCTCAACATGGACGCGAGCGCGGCCAGCGAGGCCTGGAAATCTTACGAGAACATCAGGCAGCACTACACGCTCGAG GGCGACCAGCTGCATTGGATTGGGTGTGCTCTGTACGCTGCATGTCGCAAAGCTACCACCCCCACTGTAGGCAAAACCGGAGCAAACATACAGGGCAACTGCGTCTCCTTTACGAGGCTTCTCAGACTCTGCAACTTGCCTCTCATAGAGTTTTTCACCAAGAGTAAAGCATGGGCGGATATGTGCAACATGCCCCAGGATTTTGGCGCCAGGATTGACACGCTGCAAAGAAACTTTTCTGTTTCATCGGTCATATTTCAGAAGTATCAGCCCATTTTCAAAGACATTTTTAAGAATCCTGCTGACGACTTGGGCAAACCACTAAGATCACGAAGACACAAAGCTGTACCCTGTACACCTTCTAGATTGTTCGAGTTCTGCTGGTCACTTTTCATCTGCATCAAGAGCAAGATATCGGCTATTTCAGATGACCTCGTGAATTCTTATCACTTGTTGTTAGTATGCTGCGACTTAATGTACAGCAATGCTCTGTTAGCCAATGGGAAAGAGCTATTGAATCCTGATTTTCCTG GACTGCCAGAAAATTTTAGCGATGAAAACTATACTCCACCGGAGACTGCAAACTGTATTGTGAGTTTGCTCTGTGAGCGTTACAATGCCATAGCTGTTGAGGCTAACACTATCAAGGAGTATTCCTTGAAGCCTTACTTGAGAAAACTTTTCAATGAGAGAGTTCTAAGAGGTGATCCTTCCAACTATTCAGGAATTCTGGAGGCTTTAAACTTTGATGGAAATAACAAAGCCATAAATAAAGCTTATGAACAGCATGTACTTAGCGTTGGAGATCTGGATGAAAGAATATTTTTAG gaccTGATTCGAACTCCAATATAGGCTCATCTCCCtcaaaaatgataaatatgaCTGATTTACATGAGCAGTTCCAATCCAAAAAGGAGCAACTAGGAAcg ATGCAGCATTGGGCTCCTCCAACACCTTTGACTGGACGGAAGTATCTCAAAGCGAAAGACGTCACGAATACAGCTCCAAATGCGAACCCTACGCAAAGTGTCATTCGCCTACAAAGTCTTTTAGTAGGATGTCAGGCTCTGCCATCAGAAAAACTTTTGGAGATGTTCAAAAATCGTTCTCCAGACATACAGACTTTTGTGGATTCAAAAATTCAGGATTTTGGAAAGATGTTCTGCGAGGCATACTCGCCTAAAGTGACTGAACAAGCTGAGAATAACTGTATAGATTACGGGAAGAAGCGTTTGCAGTCTGCACAAACGCTTTTCTATAAAGTTTTAGAATTAGTTTTAAATGATGAAATGTCAAAAAAACCAAACTTTGATGTGAcg ATTCTGCTAAAGAATCACGATTTTCTTCAATGTTTATTCGCATGCTGTTGCGAAATCGTGCTTTATTCGTACCATTACAAGGAAAGAACTTTCCCATGGATTCTCAAAGCTTTAAATATAGAAGCTTACTTATTTTACAAAGTGATCGAGGTCATTGTCAAAGTAGCCGTTGACCAGTTAACTCGTGACATGGTCAAGCACTTAAATCGTATCGAAGAAATGATTCTCGAGTCTTTAGCCTGGAAATCTGGCAGTCCTCTGTGGAGAGCTCTTAAAGATTGCGATGAAGGTGTTCCCTCCTACGAAGATGTCGCTCTTCCCGGTACATTTGATTTAGTTGACCCAAATGCACCAGGTCAACCTGTTCTCAGAAGAATCCACATTGACAGAGGAGCAGCACATCATGATGTTGTCCAAAGTCCCATATCCTCTGCTTCCGAGAGGTTCCAGTCTCCGATACCTTCAGGACTCGCCAAAAAGCGCCTCTTCTCAGATACCAAACCGGGCGGCGCCCAGAGTGTTCTGAAAGCCGGCGGACAGAGTTTACTATCACGACTCACAGATCAATCTAACCCCACGAGAAATGGTGTCGGACCTGTGTCGAGCACCCCGATTGCCACCGTAAACCGTGACCAGAGCAAGCCGCGTCGCACTGGTTCGCTGGCTCTGTTCTTCAGAAAATTCTATAATCTTACTATCACACGAATGCAAAATTTGTGCCAGTCGCTCGAAATCACAGATATTGATCTCAAGCGTAAAATTTGGACGATATTCGAGTATTCAGTAAAAGAGCGAACACATCTCATGAAAGACAGACACCTCGACCAGATTCTCATGTCGGCGGTCTATGTAATCTGTAAGGTCGGCAAGATTGGCAAGAATACTTTCACGGAAATTATGCGTTGCTACAGGTTCCAACCGCAAGCCGAGTCACACATCTACCGTTCGGTCCTTATATCTACAAACATCGACGACAACTCTGAGGCAGCTTTGGAGAACGGCAGCAACAG AAACAGCCAGACAAACAACACGTGTCCGCCCACGCCGTCAGACATGGCCAGCACCTCGCGTATCTACGGCTCTGAGGAACGCGGCGACCTTATCAAGTTCTACAATACGGTCTATGTACCAGAGGTAAAGGACTTTGCAAAGAAGCTTGGCCTCACCGAGGGTAGCGTCACGAACCTCACACTGAGTCCACTCCCTCGGGGCAGGACGATAACTCACATCAGCTCGCCAGTCAGGCGTGTTACCGATAGTGTCATGACGCGTGTACTGGATCCCAAGGAAATTGCCGCGTCACCAGCACCTCAATTACATTATTGCTTCAATCGGAGTCCGGCTAGa GACTTGGAATCGATCAACAGAATGATGACGTCAATCGACGCGCGAAGATGCGTAGGAAAGCGATTACTTTCCGATGACACGGAGATCCCATCCTCGCTATCAGACAATGAGCCAGCGGGTAAGAAAATGATGATAAACGCGACAACGTGCGTCGCTCGAAAACTGGAGAACATTATTGACGATCGTCGCACGCAGAATCAGTAG
- the LOC100678587 gene encoding uncharacterized protein LOC100678587 codes for MPACRYTQGSEQVFGFVRCRAVRLRCLKTDIQLGQRCGFTTPKELVSIKKDPKGSPIVRSFYADQLSDVLDCVLKRFHSHAIMLCCHSPIHTSKVFILWYIL; via the exons ATGCCGGCCTGCAGGTACACTCAAGGATCTGAGCAAGTTTTTGGATTCGTTCGATGTCGTGCTGTCCGACTGCGATG CCTAAAAACGGACATCCAGCTGGGCCAGCGTTGCGGCTTCACGACGCCAAAGGAGCTTGTAAGCATAAAAAAGGATCCCAAGGGATCGCCCATCGTTCGCAGCTTCTACGCCGACCAACTGTCCGACGTCCTCGACTGCGTGCTGAAGCGCTTCCATAGTCATGCGATAATGCTTTGCTGCCATTCGCCTATACACACATCGAAAGTATTTATACTGTGGTATATACTTTAG